A portion of the Polaribacter cellanae genome contains these proteins:
- a CDS encoding TonB-dependent receptor, whose amino-acid sequence MKNQLIIFFSVVFCVNTYSQQLKGRVLDAFNEPIENAYVYNSNSNSHTHTDLNGRFVLDNTTIGNTIQIGILGYQKKEITLTKESFTNFSIQLQTKVFQLEEMVLRKEINALQTIAKVDLSVNPVNSSQEILRKVPGLIIGQHAGGGKAEQMFLRGFDVDHGTDITLSVDGMPINLVSHAHGQGYSDLHFIIPETIKNINFGKGPYYANQGDFNTAGYVDFSTKSSINKNVISFEAGQFNSKRMLGMFNLLESKKDENAYVAIEYIATDGPFESPQNFTRLNIFGKYSAFLNGKDRITLTASHFTSSWDASGQIPEREVANGNIGRFGAIDDTEGGNTSRTNFNVQFHKTLSNESILKSNVFYSKYNFELFSNFTFFLEDPVNGDQIKQFENRDIFGANAQIISNKEFGDVEVKFTKGAGLRYDLINDVELSRTKNRKEILERIQLGDVKQTNMYAFFNSEFEIGKFKISPAVRLDYFKFLYNNALTPTYKTLTKTKAIINPKLNFLYTQNDNLQWFLKSGIGFHSNDTRVVLQQNADKVLPRAYGLDFGNIWKPTNNLVLNTAAWYLFSEEEFVYVGDAGIVEPSGKSERFGFDLGIRYQFTDWLYLDTDATFTRARSLENASGEDFIPLAPDFTMAGGLSFNNLGNFSGGLRYRYIDDRPANEDNSIVAEGYFVSDFNINYKMKDITLGLAIQNIFDVDWNETQFATESRLQNETTSVEEIHFTPGTPFFAKASIKYQF is encoded by the coding sequence ATGAAAAATCAATTAATCATATTTTTTTCAGTTGTTTTTTGTGTAAATACTTACAGTCAACAATTAAAAGGTAGAGTTTTAGATGCATTTAACGAACCTATTGAAAATGCTTACGTATATAATTCGAATTCTAATTCGCATACACATACAGATTTAAACGGGCGTTTTGTATTAGACAATACAACTATTGGAAATACAATTCAAATAGGAATTTTAGGATATCAAAAAAAAGAAATAACATTAACGAAAGAGAGTTTTACGAACTTTAGTATTCAGTTGCAAACGAAAGTTTTTCAATTAGAAGAAATGGTTTTAAGAAAAGAAATAAATGCATTACAAACCATTGCAAAGGTAGATTTAAGTGTAAACCCTGTGAATTCTTCACAAGAAATTTTAAGAAAAGTTCCAGGTTTAATTATTGGACAACATGCAGGTGGAGGAAAAGCAGAACAAATGTTTTTGCGTGGTTTCGATGTAGATCATGGAACAGATATTACACTTTCTGTAGATGGAATGCCAATAAACTTGGTTTCTCACGCACATGGACAAGGTTATAGCGATTTACACTTTATCATTCCAGAAACCATAAAGAATATCAACTTCGGTAAAGGACCTTATTATGCGAACCAAGGTGATTTTAATACAGCTGGGTATGTAGACTTTTCTACAAAAAGCAGCATAAATAAAAATGTAATTTCTTTTGAAGCAGGACAATTTAATTCGAAAAGAATGTTAGGAATGTTTAATCTTTTAGAATCTAAAAAAGATGAAAACGCTTATGTCGCAATAGAATATATTGCTACAGATGGACCTTTTGAGTCGCCTCAAAATTTTACCAGATTAAATATTTTTGGAAAATACAGTGCATTTTTAAATGGAAAAGATAGAATTACCTTAACAGCTTCTCATTTTACAAGTAGTTGGGATGCTTCTGGGCAAATTCCAGAAAGAGAAGTTGCAAACGGAAATATAGGCAGGTTTGGTGCAATTGACGATACAGAGGGAGGTAACACAAGTAGAACCAATTTTAATGTTCAGTTTCATAAAACTTTATCCAACGAATCTATTCTAAAAAGTAATGTTTTTTACTCGAAATATAATTTTGAGTTGTTCTCTAACTTCACTTTTTTCTTAGAAGATCCAGTAAATGGAGATCAAATAAAACAGTTCGAAAATAGAGATATTTTTGGAGCAAATGCTCAAATAATTTCGAATAAAGAATTTGGAGATGTTGAGGTGAAATTTACAAAAGGAGCAGGTTTACGTTACGATTTAATAAACGATGTAGAGTTATCAAGAACTAAAAACAGAAAAGAAATATTAGAAAGAATTCAATTAGGAGATGTAAAACAAACGAATATGTATGCATTCTTTAACTCAGAATTTGAGATTGGTAAATTTAAAATATCGCCAGCTGTACGTTTAGATTATTTTAAATTTCTTTATAATAATGCTCTAACCCCAACTTATAAAACACTAACAAAAACGAAAGCAATTATAAACCCGAAATTAAACTTTTTATACACTCAAAACGATAATTTACAATGGTTTTTAAAATCGGGAATTGGCTTTCATTCAAACGATACAAGAGTCGTTTTACAACAAAATGCAGATAAAGTATTGCCAAGAGCCTATGGTTTAGATTTTGGAAATATTTGGAAACCCACAAATAATTTAGTGTTAAACACTGCTGCTTGGTATTTATTTTCGGAAGAAGAATTTGTGTACGTTGGAGATGCAGGAATTGTAGAGCCATCAGGAAAATCGGAGCGTTTTGGATTCGACTTAGGTATTCGTTATCAGTTTACAGATTGGTTATATTTAGATACAGATGCTACATTTACAAGGGCAAGAAGTTTAGAAAATGCTAGTGGAGAAGATTTTATTCCTTTAGCGCCAGATTTTACAATGGCAGGAGGTTTGTCTTTTAATAATTTAGGTAATTTCTCTGGAGGTTTACGTTACAGATATATAGATGATAGACCAGCAAATGAAGACAATTCTATAGTTGCAGAAGGTTATTTCGTATCCGATTTTAACATCAATTATAAAATGAAAGATATTACGCTAGGTTTGGCAATTCAAAATATTTTCGATGTAGATTGGAATGAAACACAATTTGCAACAGAGTCTAGACTACAAAATGAAACAACCTCTGTAGAAGAAATTCATTTTACACCAGGAACACCATTTTTTGCAAAAGCATCGATTAAATATCAATTTTAA
- a CDS encoding cell surface protein translates to MKYIQLILLFVTFSMAISCNTKTNQKITNPADYNSFLNTEKNESLENTILEYNFWKKKLKETPNQYPYNAKLAATNSSIFQLTGNIKALKEAEQNLIIANEKTNYNNAGYLRSLARNYISQHRFKEALELLKKAEANGEKLQATHYMLVDVNLELGNLKTVEKHLTKVRNFKDFDYLIRLSKYNDHIGNLDKAIEYLETSLEIAKSSNNKGLMQWNYTNLADYYGHAGRIEDSYNAYLKALKLNSNDSYAKKGIAWIVYSYERNPKEALRILKSVTKEHAAPDYHLLKAEIAEFIGKNNMKEKEIALYLLKVKDTNYGVMYHKYDVLLYAEDAKSKEKALTIAQQEISERPTAQSYDLLAWSLYKNGEKEKALQISENYVINKTFEPEAMLHTAYILKANGREEEASKIKKELLGAVYELGPLVEKELKSI, encoded by the coding sequence ATGAAATATATCCAACTAATTTTATTATTTGTAACTTTTTCAATGGCAATTAGTTGCAATACAAAAACAAACCAAAAAATTACAAACCCAGCAGATTATAACTCTTTTTTAAATACTGAAAAGAACGAATCTCTGGAAAATACTATTCTAGAATATAACTTTTGGAAAAAGAAGCTAAAAGAAACACCCAACCAATATCCTTACAATGCAAAATTAGCAGCAACTAATTCTTCAATTTTTCAATTAACAGGAAATATTAAAGCTTTAAAAGAAGCAGAACAAAACTTAATTATTGCAAACGAAAAAACGAATTACAATAATGCAGGATATTTAAGAAGCTTGGCAAGAAACTACATTTCCCAGCATAGATTTAAAGAAGCTTTAGAATTACTTAAAAAAGCAGAGGCAAATGGAGAAAAATTACAAGCTACACACTATATGTTAGTTGATGTAAATCTAGAATTAGGAAATTTAAAAACTGTAGAAAAACACCTAACAAAAGTTAGAAATTTTAAAGATTTCGATTATTTAATTAGACTTTCTAAATACAACGATCATATAGGAAACTTAGACAAAGCAATTGAATATTTAGAAACATCTTTAGAAATAGCAAAATCTTCTAATAACAAAGGTTTAATGCAATGGAATTATACAAATTTAGCAGATTATTATGGTCATGCAGGCAGAATTGAAGATTCTTACAATGCTTATTTAAAAGCTTTAAAATTAAACTCTAACGACAGTTATGCAAAAAAAGGAATCGCTTGGATTGTGTATTCTTATGAGAGAAATCCAAAAGAAGCATTGCGAATTTTAAAAAGTGTAACCAAAGAACATGCAGCACCAGATTACCATTTACTAAAAGCAGAAATAGCAGAATTTATAGGTAAAAACAATATGAAAGAAAAAGAAATTGCTTTGTATTTATTAAAAGTAAAAGATACAAATTATGGAGTTATGTACCATAAATACGATGTTTTATTATATGCAGAAGATGCCAAAAGTAAAGAGAAAGCATTAACAATTGCGCAGCAAGAAATTAGTGAAAGACCAACAGCACAATCTTACGATTTATTAGCTTGGTCTCTGTATAAAAATGGTGAAAAAGAAAAAGCTTTACAAATTTCTGAAAATTATGTAATTAATAAAACCTTCGAACCAGAAGCAATGTTACACACTGCTTATATTTTAAAAGCAAATGGTAGAGAAGAAGAGGCTTCGAAAATAAAAAAAGAGTTACTTGGAGCAGTATATGAATTGGGTCCTTTAGTTGAAAAAGAACTAAAAAGTATTTAA
- a CDS encoding DUF4331 family protein, which produces MKFNFIKYTTAIVITSLILVSCSKKDNDSEPLGPDFSGTYMQKDQMGRPAVNTVFVSANKKDEFNVTVPSQQNAKFQSMFETNLKGLSPAFANPGDKNALGQDAAAFTGLLATDVLNVSLDGKTTFFDGVAANTLSGRALADDVITVELILIFGGEDGLTNSENPTLSDDNVSANDKDFLTSFPYLASPW; this is translated from the coding sequence ATGAAATTTAATTTTATAAAATACACCACAGCAATAGTTATAACCTCTTTAATTTTGGTAAGTTGTAGTAAAAAAGATAACGATTCTGAACCATTAGGACCAGATTTTTCTGGAACTTATATGCAAAAAGATCAAATGGGTAGACCAGCAGTTAATACTGTTTTTGTATCTGCAAATAAAAAGGACGAATTTAATGTAACAGTTCCTTCTCAACAAAATGCAAAATTCCAATCGATGTTCGAAACAAATTTAAAAGGCTTAAGCCCTGCTTTTGCAAATCCTGGAGATAAAAATGCTTTAGGACAAGATGCAGCAGCTTTTACAGGTTTATTAGCAACAGATGTTTTAAATGTTTCTTTAGATGGAAAAACAACTTTTTTTGATGGTGTAGCAGCAAATACATTATCTGGTAGAGCTTTAGCAGATGATGTAATTACAGTTGAATTAATTCTAATCTTTGGAGGTGAAGATGGGTTAACAAATTCTGAAAACCCAACTTTGTCTGACGATAATGTAAGTGCAAACGATAAAGACTTCTTAACAAGTTTTCCTTACTTAGCTTCTCCTTGGTAG
- a CDS encoding DUF4331 family protein — MKKSKILLGTVIIAIVGLITVVAADHIDAPAAKGTTADITDFYAFQGENTSNLVFVANVQGLLAPTATAGASFDENVLVEFNIDTNNDNVEDLVIQAIPRDGKMYFFGPVAPSTTGLTSSINSLILPSSVAITKYGSNAVVAEANGMKMFAGPRDDPFFMDFARYGEIIGGKATAFNNPGTDTFKGTNVLSIVVEVPKARVGGKGKINTWVETKVKQ, encoded by the coding sequence ATGAAAAAAAGTAAAATTTTATTAGGAACCGTTATTATTGCAATAGTCGGTTTAATTACAGTTGTTGCAGCCGACCATATTGATGCGCCAGCAGCAAAAGGAACAACAGCAGATATTACAGATTTCTATGCTTTTCAAGGAGAAAACACAAGTAATTTGGTTTTTGTAGCAAATGTACAAGGTTTGTTAGCACCAACTGCAACTGCAGGAGCATCTTTTGATGAAAATGTTTTAGTAGAATTTAATATTGATACTAATAACGACAATGTAGAAGATTTAGTAATTCAAGCAATACCAAGAGATGGCAAAATGTATTTCTTTGGACCTGTTGCGCCAAGTACTACAGGTTTAACAAGTAGCATTAACTCACTTATCTTACCATCGAGTGTAGCAATTACAAAGTATGGTTCTAATGCAGTTGTTGCAGAAGCAAATGGAATGAAGATGTTTGCAGGACCAAGAGACGATCCTTTCTTTATGGATTTTGCTAGATATGGAGAAATTATTGGTGGAAAAGCAACAGCTTTTAACAATCCAGGTACAGATACTTTTAAAGGTACCAATGTTTTATCTATTGTTGTAGAAGTTCCAAAAGCTAGAGTTGGTGGGAAAGGGAAAATTAACACTTGGGTAGAAACTAAAGTAAAGCAATAA
- a CDS encoding ion transporter, with protein MNKSENNTSWKEKLHEVIYEADTKEGKLFDVVLLIAIVASIILVMLESVKSFDDKYHNFLNISEWIITILFSIEYILRIISIKKPFKYIFSFYGVIDFLSTIPKYLSIIFVGSHHFAAFRALRLLRVFRILKLARYVGASNKLLLALKASKAKIAVFIFFIVIICIILGTIMYMIEGDEYGFTSIPRSVYWAIVTLTTVGFGDIAPQTPLGQLIASVIMILGYGIIAIPTGIVSSEMTKTTLDINTQTCPTCAAEKHKDKAKHCYNCGSKLN; from the coding sequence TTGAATAAATCAGAGAATAATACGTCTTGGAAAGAGAAACTTCATGAAGTTATTTATGAAGCAGACACAAAAGAAGGAAAACTTTTTGATGTTGTCTTACTTATTGCCATAGTTGCGAGTATTATATTGGTAATGTTAGAAAGTGTAAAAAGTTTTGATGATAAATATCATAATTTTTTAAATATAAGTGAATGGATAATTACTATCCTGTTTTCAATTGAATATATATTGAGGATTATATCTATAAAAAAACCATTCAAATATATTTTTAGTTTTTATGGAGTTATAGATTTCCTCTCAACAATACCTAAATACCTCTCTATTATATTTGTTGGTTCTCATCATTTTGCCGCTTTTAGAGCTTTACGTTTGTTACGTGTTTTTAGAATTTTAAAATTGGCCAGATATGTAGGCGCTTCAAATAAATTACTTTTAGCTTTAAAAGCAAGCAAAGCTAAAATTGCCGTTTTTATATTTTTTATCGTTATTATATGTATTATTCTTGGAACTATAATGTATATGATAGAAGGAGATGAATATGGTTTTACAAGCATTCCAAGAAGCGTATATTGGGCAATTGTTACATTAACCACAGTTGGCTTTGGAGATATTGCACCCCAAACACCTCTTGGACAATTAATTGCAAGTGTTATTATGATTTTAGGATATGGTATTATAGCCATTCCTACTGGTATTGTAAGTTCGGAAATGACAAAAACAACTTTAGATATTAATACACAAACTTGCCCTACTTGTGCTGCAGAGAAACATAAAGACAAAGCCAAACATTGTTACAATTGTGGAAGTAAATTAAACTAA
- the miaA gene encoding tRNA (adenosine(37)-N6)-dimethylallyltransferase MiaA, with translation MASNNYLITIVGPTAIGKTALSIKLANAFNAAIISCDSRQFYKEMTIGTAVPNTDELAAAKHHFIQNRSIFESYNVGEFERDALSKLEELFQQNPVQIMVGGSGLYVDAVLKGLDYFPEVDPKIRENLTKELAEKGIETLQERLKELDLETYNSIAIENPHRLMRALEICIGTGTPYSTFKNKPKKPRNFSSIKIGLNADREIIYNRINQRVNLMMDAGLLEEATKLYPHKELNALQTVGYRELFSYFNGTFTKEFAISEIKKNTRRFAKRQLTWFKKDKDTLWFDYKTDVNAIMEEIKKKIKN, from the coding sequence ATGGCTTCTAATAATTATTTAATTACCATTGTTGGCCCAACAGCAATAGGAAAAACAGCACTAAGCATAAAATTGGCGAACGCTTTTAATGCAGCTATTATTTCTTGCGATTCTAGGCAGTTTTACAAAGAAATGACCATTGGAACAGCTGTGCCAAATACAGATGAGTTAGCAGCTGCAAAACATCATTTTATACAAAATAGAAGTATTTTCGAAAGTTATAATGTAGGTGAGTTTGAAAGAGATGCGTTATCTAAACTAGAAGAATTATTTCAACAAAACCCAGTACAAATTATGGTTGGTGGAAGTGGTTTGTATGTAGATGCTGTATTAAAAGGCTTGGATTATTTTCCAGAAGTAGATCCAAAAATAAGAGAAAACCTAACCAAAGAACTAGCAGAAAAAGGAATTGAAACGTTACAAGAAAGATTAAAAGAGTTAGATCTAGAAACTTATAATTCAATTGCAATCGAAAATCCACATCGTTTAATGCGAGCTTTAGAGATTTGTATTGGTACTGGAACTCCCTATTCTACCTTTAAAAACAAGCCGAAAAAACCAAGAAATTTTTCTTCAATTAAAATTGGTTTAAATGCAGATAGAGAAATAATTTACAACAGAATAAACCAACGTGTAAATTTAATGATGGATGCTGGTTTGTTAGAAGAGGCAACAAAATTATACCCTCACAAAGAATTAAATGCTCTACAAACAGTTGGGTATAGAGAATTATTTTCTTATTTTAATGGAACATTTACCAAAGAATTTGCCATTTCAGAAATTAAAAAAAATACCAGACGTTTTGCAAAAAGGCAGTTAACTTGGTTTAAAAAAGATAAAGACACCCTTTGGTTCGATTATAAAACCGATGTAAATGCAATTATGGAAGAAATTAAGAAAAAGATAAAAAATTAA
- a CDS encoding DUF2254 domain-containing protein, translating to MKDKLLKLLYKAYNLKDKIAFFPSIIAIAGAIFAYIMMYLENKGISKYILEFLPELVINDTETARAILTTFIGGLISIMVFSFSMVMILLNQASSNFSPRLLPGLISNRRHQIILGIYLFTIIYCIFILVFIEPSGKKYQLPGFSVLLSIFFMVNSLAAFIYFIHSISQEIQINNILYNIFSSSENRLKKIIEKEKEIDSSKPNSNNWTTYNAKSSGYFNTISTETLLHIAKENNIKIEIVSNKGSYCNEDAILFKVDKKIDNSIIEKIYSNFNFSKSELIDDNYLLAFKQITEVAVKSMSPGINDPGTAINAIDYLSQLFILRVQKQDIDLVQEKNTILIILNSVNFKDLIYNVMAPLRTYCTHDVIIVRKLLVLLENLKKKATLNTYKEVVNNEIDLLLKDAEREIANKNDFNKLKEYISNSNKN from the coding sequence ATGAAAGACAAATTGCTAAAATTGCTCTATAAAGCATATAATTTAAAAGATAAAATCGCTTTTTTTCCATCCATAATTGCTATTGCAGGAGCTATTTTCGCGTATATAATGATGTATTTAGAAAACAAAGGAATTTCTAAGTACATTCTTGAATTTCTTCCAGAATTGGTTATAAACGACACAGAAACTGCAAGAGCTATTTTAACGACTTTTATTGGTGGTTTAATATCTATAATGGTGTTTAGTTTTTCTATGGTAATGATTTTGCTAAACCAAGCATCTAGTAATTTTTCGCCACGTTTATTGCCTGGTTTAATTTCTAATCGAAGACACCAAATTATATTGGGTATTTATTTGTTTACGATTATCTATTGTATTTTTATTTTAGTTTTTATAGAACCTTCAGGAAAAAAATACCAATTACCAGGTTTTTCTGTTTTGCTTTCTATTTTCTTTATGGTAAATTCCTTAGCGGCTTTTATCTACTTTATACATTCTATTTCACAAGAAATTCAAATTAATAATATTCTTTATAATATTTTTTCTTCTTCGGAAAATAGATTGAAAAAAATTATAGAGAAAGAAAAAGAAATCGATAGTTCTAAACCAAATTCTAATAACTGGACTACATATAATGCAAAATCTTCTGGTTATTTTAATACCATTTCAACAGAAACATTACTACACATTGCCAAAGAAAATAATATTAAAATAGAAATAGTTTCTAATAAAGGTTCTTACTGCAACGAAGATGCAATACTTTTTAAAGTAGATAAAAAAATAGATAATTCTATAATTGAAAAAATTTACTCAAATTTTAATTTCTCTAAAAGTGAATTGATTGACGATAATTATCTACTCGCTTTTAAGCAAATAACCGAAGTTGCTGTAAAATCAATGTCACCAGGAATTAACGATCCAGGAACCGCAATTAACGCGATAGATTACCTTTCTCAATTATTTATTCTACGTGTACAAAAACAAGATATAGACTTAGTACAAGAAAAGAATACTATTTTAATTATTTTAAACTCAGTAAATTTTAAAGATTTAATTTATAATGTAATGGCACCATTGAGAACCTATTGTACTCATGATGTTATTATTGTTAGAAAATTATTAGTCTTGTTAGAAAATTTGAAAAAGAAAGCCACTTTAAATACGTACAAAGAAGTTGTTAATAATGAAATAGACCTATTGTTAAAAGATGCAGAAAGAGAGATTGCAAACAAAAATGACTTTAATAAACTGAAAGAGTACATTTCTAATTCAAACAAAAATTAA
- a CDS encoding OmpH family outer membrane protein translates to MKFKITLFLIAFISISLNAQSKVGTVNSDYIINIMPEAKTVVTLSQAYATKLDSSFSIKVKDYKAKIADYKSKEKEMGELMKKTTQKELVALDQDIQKYQENGNKLMQLKRDELMRPLYKKLSNAIAEVAKANGYTQILTTSGNEFAYIDEKFDITELVIKKLGITVPKQTKE, encoded by the coding sequence ATGAAATTTAAAATTACACTTTTTTTAATTGCTTTTATAAGCATTAGTTTAAATGCACAATCTAAAGTTGGCACAGTAAATAGCGATTATATTATTAATATAATGCCAGAAGCAAAAACCGTAGTTACCTTATCACAAGCCTATGCTACTAAGTTAGATTCTTCTTTTAGTATTAAAGTAAAAGATTATAAAGCTAAAATCGCAGACTATAAGTCCAAAGAAAAAGAAATGGGCGAATTGATGAAGAAGACAACTCAAAAAGAGTTAGTTGCCTTGGATCAAGATATTCAAAAATATCAAGAAAATGGAAATAAATTAATGCAGTTAAAAAGAGATGAGTTAATGCGTCCTCTTTATAAGAAATTAAGCAATGCAATCGCAGAAGTTGCGAAAGCAAATGGTTATACTCAAATTTTAACAACTTCTGGAAATGAATTTGCTTACATCGACGAAAAATTCGACATCACAGAATTAGTCATTAAAAAATTAGGGATTACAGTTCCAAAGCAAACAAAAGAGTAA
- a CDS encoding aminotransferase class I/II-fold pyridoxal phosphate-dependent enzyme, with product MAVDLFDRIIKDKGPLGKWAAQAEGYYVFPKLEGPISNRMSFNGKKVVTWSINDYLGLANHPEVLKVDGEAALEHGMAYPMGARMMSGHTPFHEQLERECAEFVDKEKAYLLNFGYQGIMSAIDALVTKNDIIVYDMDTHACIIDGVRLHAGKRFVYRHNDMESFEKNIKRAAKMAEKTGGGILVISEGVFGMRGEQGRLKEIVAFKKQYNFRLLVDDAHGFGTLGKGGRGTGFEQGVQDDIDVYFATFAKSMAGIGAFLAGDKDVIQYLQYNLRSQMFAKSLPMAMVKGALKRLDMIRTMPELKEKLWENTNALQSGLRNAGFDLGTTQTCITPVFLKGDIPEAMAMVNDLRENHGIFCSIVVYPVIPKGLIILRLIPTATHTQEDIDETITAFSAIREKLEDGTYKKTAAALV from the coding sequence ATGGCGGTAGATTTATTTGATAGAATCATTAAAGACAAAGGTCCTTTAGGAAAATGGGCAGCACAAGCAGAAGGATACTATGTTTTTCCTAAATTAGAAGGCCCAATTTCTAATAGAATGTCTTTTAATGGTAAAAAAGTTGTAACTTGGAGTATTAACGATTACTTAGGGTTGGCAAACCATCCAGAAGTTTTAAAAGTTGATGGAGAAGCTGCTTTAGAACACGGAATGGCTTATCCAATGGGCGCAAGAATGATGTCTGGCCATACACCTTTTCATGAACAATTAGAGCGTGAATGTGCAGAATTTGTAGATAAAGAAAAAGCTTATTTATTAAATTTTGGTTACCAAGGAATTATGTCTGCAATAGACGCTTTGGTAACAAAAAACGATATTATTGTGTACGATATGGACACACACGCTTGTATTATAGATGGAGTTCGTTTACATGCAGGAAAGCGTTTTGTGTATCGTCATAACGATATGGAAAGTTTCGAAAAGAATATAAAACGTGCTGCAAAAATGGCAGAAAAAACTGGAGGAGGAATTTTAGTAATTTCTGAAGGTGTTTTTGGAATGCGTGGAGAGCAAGGTCGTTTAAAAGAAATTGTTGCCTTTAAAAAACAATATAATTTTAGATTATTAGTAGATGATGCGCATGGATTTGGAACTTTAGGAAAAGGTGGAAGAGGAACTGGTTTCGAACAAGGCGTTCAAGATGATATTGATGTGTATTTTGCAACGTTTGCAAAATCTATGGCAGGAATTGGTGCTTTTTTAGCAGGAGATAAAGATGTTATTCAGTATTTGCAATACAACTTACGTTCGCAAATGTTTGCAAAATCGTTGCCAATGGCAATGGTTAAAGGTGCATTAAAACGTTTGGATATGATAAGAACAATGCCAGAATTAAAAGAGAAATTATGGGAAAACACTAATGCTTTACAATCTGGTTTACGTAATGCTGGTTTCGATTTAGGAACTACACAAACCTGTATTACCCCTGTGTTTTTAAAAGGAGATATTCCTGAAGCAATGGCAATGGTTAACGATTTACGTGAAAACCACGGAATTTTTTGTTCTATTGTTGTGTATCCAGTAATACCAAAAGGATTAATTATTTTAAGATTAATTCCAACAGCAACACACACACAAGAAGATATAGACGAAACCATTACTGCCTTTTCTGCAATTAGAGAAAAATTAGAAGATGGAACCTATAAAAAAACTGCAGCAGCATTGGTGTAG
- a CDS encoding PLP-dependent cysteine synthase family protein, which produces MIKNKGINNSILELVGETPLIKLQRITKNLKGSYFAKVEAFNPGHSSKDRIALHIINNAEKKGILKKGATIVETTSGNTGFSLAMISIVKGYKCILAVSDKSSQDKIDLLKTMGAEVHICPANVPADDPRSYYEVAKTIHKKTKNSVYINQYFNELNIEAHYKTTGPEIWEQTAGKITHLVAASGTGGTISGAGKYLKEQNPDIKILGVDAIGSVLKKFHETGEFDTNEIKPYKIEGLGKTLIPTATDFDVIDIYEKVSDKESAFAARELVKKEGLFCGYTSGAVIQATKQYNALNMFNKNSFVVLIFPDHGSRYQNKIYNDSWMKKQGFL; this is translated from the coding sequence ATGATTAAAAACAAAGGGATAAATAATAGTATTTTAGAATTAGTAGGGGAGACTCCATTAATTAAACTTCAAAGAATTACTAAGAATTTAAAAGGTTCTTATTTCGCTAAAGTAGAGGCTTTTAACCCTGGTCATTCATCAAAAGATAGAATTGCCTTACATATTATTAACAATGCAGAAAAAAAAGGAATTCTTAAAAAAGGAGCAACAATTGTAGAAACTACTTCAGGAAATACAGGTTTTAGTTTGGCAATGATTAGTATTGTAAAAGGCTACAAATGCATTTTAGCAGTGAGCGATAAATCTTCTCAAGATAAAATCGATTTACTAAAAACAATGGGTGCAGAAGTGCATATTTGTCCAGCAAACGTTCCTGCAGACGATCCAAGATCTTATTATGAAGTAGCCAAAACGATTCACAAGAAAACGAAGAATTCTGTGTATATCAATCAATATTTTAATGAATTAAATATTGAAGCACATTACAAAACCACGGGTCCAGAAATTTGGGAACAAACAGCTGGTAAAATTACACATTTAGTAGCCGCAAGTGGAACAGGAGGTACAATTTCTGGAGCAGGAAAATACCTAAAAGAGCAAAACCCAGATATTAAAATCTTAGGTGTAGATGCCATTGGTTCTGTATTAAAAAAATTCCACGAAACTGGAGAATTCGATACGAATGAAATAAAACCTTATAAAATTGAAGGTTTGGGAAAAACATTAATTCCTACAGCTACAGATTTTGATGTGATAGATATTTACGAAAAAGTATCTGACAAAGAATCTGCTTTTGCAGCAAGAGAATTAGTAAAAAAAGAAGGTCTCTTTTGTGGATATACTTCAGGAGCAGTAATCCAAGCTACCAAACAATACAACGCTTTAAATATGTTTAATAAAAATAGTTTTGTAGTCTTAATTTTTCCAGATCATGGTTCTCGATATCAAAATAAAATCTACAACGATTCTTGGATGAAAAAACAAGGATTTCTCTAA